In Candidatus Hydrogenedens sp., the genomic stretch CCTATTATGTCTTCTATATTTCCTTCCTGTATATAACCAAAAACGGGCAAAAGCCTTAAAGATAAGGTTGTTCGAGGTGAAAGTTCCTTCTCAATATCAACAGTGGAAGAAATTAAAACACCATCTGCATCATTACTATCATGGGCTATTCTAAAAGAAGAACCCATTTCTAATCTAAGTTTTAAATTGCAGTTCTTTGCCTCACATGTTTCATCGGAGAATACATACAGAGAAAAAGAACAAATAAAGATTAAAGTAATAAAAAAAATCAGTTGTAAAGAAATAATTTTTTGCATAGCATTACCTTTCTTTGTTTCTTTTTTATAAATATTTTGTAAATAATATAACAAAATTAATACTTATGTCAATAATTATTTGATTAAGAAAACCAATTTTTTAATATTTCGGCAAGGCGTGAAGGCTTTTCTTGAGGAAAAAAATGACCAACTTCTGGAATTTTCAATAAATAAGCGTTCTTCATTTGTTTTAATTGATAATTACTTAAAGGCAACAGTTCACTATTT encodes the following:
- a CDS encoding acyloxyacyl hydrolase, whose amino-acid sequence is MQKIISLQLIFFITLIFICSFSLYVFSDETCEAKNCNLKLRLEMGSSFRIAHDSNDADGVLISSTVDIEKELSPRTTLSLRLLPVFGYIQEGNIEDIIGFGAGGALRIYFKKNQEKGFFTELHEVVCLNENKFEGNDSNINFYSAIGIGYQFCPNWDMLLRFGHISNANIKDDNEGTNLLGFGVGYTF